From a single Cytophagales bacterium WSM2-2 genomic region:
- the pafA gene encoding alkaline phosphatase family protein, translating to MRQEYLYRFENKFGDKGFKRLIGNGFMLTNAHYNYVPTFTGPGHSSIYTGTTPAIHGIIGNEWWDKNLKKSVSCVDDDNQKPVGNDIGGGLSPWRLLSTTITDELKLASQKKSKVIGISMKARSSAFPAGHFADAAYWYNSRNGEFVSSTFYLNAMPSWVEKFNTLKLADRYLNTEWNTVYPIEQYTESGPDDSPYERKLKGKDKPVFPYDLKKLRAGNEGFDLLLTTPFGNDFITEFAKTALVSEGLGKGIQTDFLTISFSSTDYVGHAMGPNSIELEDTYIRLDKNLEDLLSKLDTEVGKDNYIVFLSADHAVVDVPQSLKDAKLPAGNFPNGKAMKEELNTFLQKQFPGRNIVEAVSNQHVYFDQSQFTGDPRTAGIDLLIATELTLKYLEAKEGVAQVFTSNSLRQGNYNAGGLKGMIIRGYNHKRSGDVVYELEPGWLDGGAPQGTSHGSAYTYDTHVPMLFYGKGIRKGTSAVHHDITDIAPTLAVLLRIKFPSGCTGQPIIEIVDGK from the coding sequence ATGAGGCAGGAATATTTATACCGGTTCGAAAATAAATTCGGAGACAAAGGTTTTAAACGATTGATCGGCAATGGTTTTATGCTTACCAATGCGCACTACAATTATGTGCCAACGTTTACCGGGCCAGGTCATTCTTCGATTTATACAGGGACGACCCCGGCTATTCACGGCATCATTGGCAATGAATGGTGGGACAAGAATTTAAAGAAGAGTGTAAGCTGTGTAGATGACGATAACCAGAAACCTGTAGGTAATGATATTGGCGGAGGCCTAAGTCCGTGGAGATTGCTTTCAACAACCATTACTGACGAACTCAAATTAGCGTCTCAGAAAAAATCAAAAGTGATAGGTATTTCAATGAAGGCCCGGTCGTCTGCATTTCCTGCCGGGCATTTTGCTGACGCTGCCTATTGGTATAATTCCAGGAACGGTGAATTCGTTTCCAGTACGTTTTATCTTAACGCAATGCCTTCCTGGGTGGAAAAATTCAATACGCTCAAGTTGGCCGACAGATATTTAAATACGGAATGGAATACAGTTTATCCGATTGAGCAATACACCGAGAGCGGACCGGATGATTCACCCTATGAAAGAAAATTGAAAGGCAAGGATAAGCCGGTATTCCCTTATGATCTGAAGAAACTCAGGGCAGGTAATGAAGGTTTTGATTTGCTATTGACTACTCCGTTCGGGAATGATTTTATAACCGAATTTGCCAAAACGGCATTAGTTAGCGAAGGCCTTGGCAAAGGCATTCAAACGGATTTTCTTACAATTTCATTCTCCTCTACTGACTATGTGGGACACGCGATGGGGCCTAACTCCATCGAGTTGGAAGACACTTATATCAGGCTTGACAAAAATCTCGAAGATTTACTCTCAAAACTGGATACGGAGGTCGGCAAAGACAACTACATTGTTTTTCTATCTGCTGATCATGCTGTAGTGGATGTTCCTCAATCGTTGAAAGATGCCAAGCTACCTGCAGGAAATTTTCCGAACGGGAAGGCGATGAAAGAAGAGCTTAATACTTTCCTTCAAAAACAATTCCCCGGAAGGAATATCGTGGAGGCTGTATCCAACCAGCATGTGTACTTTGACCAAAGTCAGTTTACCGGTGACCCCAGAACTGCCGGAATCGACTTGCTCATCGCCACGGAGTTAACGTTAAAATACCTCGAAGCAAAAGAGGGTGTTGCCCAGGTGTTCACCAGCAACTCATTGAGGCAGGGCAACTACAACGCTGGAGGTCTTAAAGGAATGATCATCCGCGGCTATAATCACAAGCGAAGTGGTGATGTAGTGTATGAGCTGGAGCCAGGCTGGCTCGATGGAGGAGCTCCGCAAGGCACATCGCATGGTTCTGCCTACACTTACGATACGCATGTGCCGATGTTGTTCTATGGCAAAGGAATACGCAAAGGAACTTCAGCCGTTCATCATGACATCACCGACATTGCACCTACACTGGCAGTTCTGCTGAGAATAAAATTTCCGAGTGGTTGTACAGGCCAGCCAATCATAGAGATTGTTGACGGGAAATAG
- a CDS encoding oxidoreductase has translation MLPRSYIVVALVLFSCTSKNQNENKNQQNMTSFKSGYAEVNGIKMYYEIHGEGEPLVLIHGGGSTIGTSFSKIIPGLSSNFKIIAVELQAHGHTSDRNSPESFEQDADDVAGLLRQLATPKASFLGFSNGGNTSMQIAIRHPEMVSKLIIASSFYKREGIIPGLFEGIKQATIKDMPQPLKDAFLEINPDNNKLLNMFNKDRERMMNFQDWKDEMLASIKAPALIINGDLDVVLNEHTVAMSRLIPNSRLMILPATHGSYLGAIESGPPDETQINLIVDVIKGFMRK, from the coding sequence ATGCTACCAAGATCCTACATCGTTGTGGCCTTAGTTTTATTCTCATGCACATCAAAAAATCAGAACGAAAACAAAAATCAACAAAACATGACAAGCTTTAAAAGTGGCTATGCCGAAGTAAATGGAATCAAAATGTATTACGAAATCCATGGCGAGGGAGAGCCTTTGGTGCTGATCCATGGTGGAGGCTCTACCATCGGTACTTCATTCAGTAAAATCATCCCTGGATTATCAAGTAATTTCAAAATCATTGCGGTGGAGCTTCAAGCTCATGGCCATACCAGCGACCGAAACTCACCCGAGAGCTTCGAGCAGGATGCTGATGACGTTGCCGGGCTTTTGCGTCAACTGGCAACTCCGAAGGCTTCTTTCCTGGGGTTCAGCAATGGTGGAAATACCTCCATGCAAATCGCCATCCGGCATCCTGAAATGGTAAGCAAGCTGATTATTGCCTCTTCATTTTACAAAAGAGAGGGTATTATTCCCGGGCTTTTTGAAGGGATAAAGCAAGCTACGATCAAAGACATGCCACAGCCTCTCAAAGACGCCTTTCTGGAAATCAACCCCGATAATAATAAGCTGTTGAATATGTTCAATAAGGACCGGGAACGGATGATGAATTTTCAAGACTGGAAAGATGAAATGCTGGCCTCAATAAAGGCTCCTGCACTAATCATCAATGGAGACCTGGATGTGGTTTTGAACGAGCACACAGTCGCTATGTCACGTTTAATCCCAAATTCGAGATTGATGATCCTGCCTGCCACTCATGGCTCGTACCTGGGAGCTATTGAGAGCGGGCCTCCTGATGAAACACAGATCAATCTGATAGTCGATGTCATTAAAGGTTTTATGAGGAAATAA
- a CDS encoding tyrosine recombinase — protein MQTFSCKIILSYDKKLDGTRMVQLQSIIDRVPVRSPLGFYLKEEFFDRKKGRIKSSHPNAENYNIELLQAIANANDIASKFRQERKLLTPRRFKDEFENPTEEIDLITFITQELDLRTPDFAPNTVKQHNTVINKLKLFRKVIHFGELNPELMQKFKNHLIKENLKPQTIDKILKIVKQYCDDARKKGFEFENPFKLIRIKHFKSKRVSLSEKELQRLEDYYNHSETPSWHKNVLQYFLFSCYTGLRISDIGVITWGNISDDVLTYIPQKTKKKDEEVVVPLTFEKKYLPPFRKGNKPIFIKYSDQVTNRHLKAIADKNDIKKNMTFHTARHTFGTLMAEGGHLPETKKMMGHSSIVTTMEYVHASAQSLIEAKNKRFGNLEKSKPTQL, from the coding sequence ATGCAAACTTTCAGTTGTAAAATCATTCTCTCGTACGATAAGAAATTGGATGGCACACGAATGGTGCAGCTGCAGTCAATCATTGATAGAGTTCCCGTGCGAAGTCCTTTGGGATTTTACTTAAAAGAGGAATTCTTCGATAGAAAAAAGGGAAGGATAAAATCCTCACATCCAAATGCAGAGAACTATAACATTGAATTGCTTCAGGCAATCGCTAATGCAAATGACATTGCCTCGAAATTCAGGCAAGAAAGAAAATTACTTACCCCTCGTAGGTTCAAAGACGAGTTTGAAAATCCGACTGAAGAAATAGATCTGATCACGTTTATCACTCAAGAGCTTGACCTTCGAACTCCAGATTTCGCTCCTAATACGGTTAAGCAGCATAATACGGTAATTAATAAATTGAAGTTGTTCCGGAAAGTGATACACTTCGGAGAATTAAATCCGGAGCTAATGCAGAAGTTTAAAAACCATTTGATCAAAGAAAATCTCAAACCGCAAACAATTGACAAAATTCTGAAAATTGTTAAACAATACTGTGATGATGCTCGTAAGAAGGGATTCGAATTCGAGAATCCATTTAAGCTCATACGGATCAAACATTTCAAAAGTAAGCGAGTCTCTCTTTCGGAAAAGGAATTGCAACGTTTGGAAGATTATTACAATCATTCGGAAACTCCCTCTTGGCACAAAAATGTGCTTCAGTATTTTTTATTCAGTTGTTACACCGGACTAAGAATATCCGATATAGGAGTGATCACATGGGGAAACATTTCAGATGACGTCCTTACTTACATTCCACAGAAAACAAAAAAGAAAGATGAGGAAGTTGTTGTGCCGTTAACTTTTGAGAAGAAGTATTTGCCGCCTTTCCGGAAAGGAAATAAACCCATTTTCATAAAGTATAGTGACCAGGTAACGAATCGGCATTTGAAAGCGATAGCCGATAAGAATGATATCAAAAAGAATATGACATTTCACACGGCTCGACACACTTTCGGAACATTAATGGCTGAGGGCGGTCATCTACCAGAGACAAAGAAAATGATGGGGCACAGTAGTATTGTAACGACAATGGAATATGTACACGCGAGTGCTCAATCACTCATTGAGGCCAAGAATAAGAGATTTGGTAACTTAGAAAAATCAAAACCCACACAACTATGA
- a CDS encoding activator of HSP90 ATPase, whose translation MVNEKNSTADRELRISRLLNAPIELVWEIWTDPEHIKNWWGPNGFTNTISKMDVEPGGEWNLVMHGPDGTDYKNKSIFREVIKHKKIVYEHVSAPRFVTTIEFSSVDGKTNMDWHMLFESREQFIQVVKTFKADEGLKQNVEKLSNYLLQFDTKQ comes from the coding sequence ATGGTAAACGAAAAAAATAGTACAGCCGATCGCGAATTAAGAATTTCAAGACTCCTCAATGCACCCATAGAGCTTGTTTGGGAAATCTGGACTGACCCTGAACATATCAAAAATTGGTGGGGTCCGAATGGTTTTACGAATACAATTTCAAAAATGGACGTGGAGCCTGGTGGCGAATGGAACCTGGTGATGCACGGTCCCGATGGCACGGATTACAAAAACAAAAGCATATTCCGCGAGGTGATCAAGCACAAAAAAATCGTGTATGAGCATGTTTCTGCACCGCGCTTCGTCACCACAATCGAGTTCAGCAGCGTTGACGGGAAAACCAATATGGATTGGCACATGCTTTTCGAAAGCCGCGAACAATTTATCCAGGTTGTTAAAACGTTCAAGGCCGATGAAGGCTTGAAACAGAATGTCGAGAAATTGAGCAACTACCTTCTTCAGTTTGACACTAAACAATAA
- a CDS encoding alcohol dehydrogenase yields MKAAFFTEKNSPLVIKALDKFKPVKDQVLIRLKNAALNHRDLWACLEQTPPPQGIILGSDGCGIIEEVGDETGQHLIGEEVIINPSLNWGNNPLFQGDSFKILGLPDNGTFSEYIVIPHKYVFKKPEHLSAQESAAIPLSGLTAYRALFSKARLRSKEKVLITGVGGGAAQFAFQYAIAYGARVYVTSGSEEKIEKAKGMGALGGFIYKDSEWARKAAKEAGGFDIVIDSAGGEQFSKLPDIMMPGGRIVVFGRTGGNIPDLPTRSVFWKQLSIFGSTMGTRDEFLSMIDMMESRKIKPVIDSVYPLDEINAAFERMSKNEQFGKIVLQISTH; encoded by the coding sequence ATGAAGGCTGCCTTCTTCACAGAGAAAAACAGTCCATTGGTAATAAAAGCCTTGGACAAATTTAAGCCCGTCAAAGACCAGGTGCTTATCCGGTTGAAGAATGCCGCACTCAATCACCGCGACTTGTGGGCGTGCCTGGAACAAACACCTCCGCCACAGGGAATCATTCTTGGATCTGACGGATGTGGCATTATAGAAGAGGTCGGGGATGAAACCGGTCAACATTTGATTGGTGAAGAAGTGATTATCAACCCAAGTCTCAACTGGGGAAACAATCCATTATTTCAAGGTGATTCTTTCAAAATACTTGGCTTGCCGGATAACGGTACGTTCAGCGAATACATTGTCATTCCTCATAAGTATGTATTTAAGAAACCAGAGCACCTCTCTGCACAAGAGTCAGCAGCAATTCCACTCTCCGGCCTTACCGCATACCGGGCTTTATTTTCCAAAGCGCGATTGCGTTCGAAAGAAAAAGTACTTATCACCGGAGTTGGCGGTGGCGCAGCCCAATTTGCATTTCAATATGCCATCGCTTACGGTGCCCGTGTTTATGTGACTTCAGGATCAGAAGAGAAAATAGAAAAAGCGAAAGGTATGGGTGCTCTCGGTGGCTTCATTTACAAGGACTCCGAATGGGCCAGGAAGGCAGCGAAAGAAGCAGGTGGATTTGACATCGTGATCGACAGTGCCGGAGGAGAGCAATTTTCAAAGCTTCCTGACATCATGATGCCTGGAGGAAGAATCGTGGTCTTCGGAAGAACAGGTGGAAATATTCCAGACCTGCCGACACGCTCTGTTTTTTGGAAACAGCTTTCCATTTTCGGCAGTACCATGGGGACCCGCGATGAGTTCCTCTCTATGATCGACATGATGGAGAGCCGGAAAATAAAGCCGGTAATCGATAGCGTATATCCTTTAGACGAAATCAATGCGGCTTTTGAGCGAATGAGCAAGAATGAGCAATTCGGAAAAATTGTTTTACAGATATCAACTCACTAA
- a CDS encoding methyltransferase yields the protein MQKNSFDSLFDFENGVFFQKGLLRNSAFENVYLELRDKETRNYTDDLVGHLPSLSGNHPNRKEWRVRTHSSSKLVNYLKAKKEVNTILELGCGNGWLSNYLAKSFSSVSVFAMDVNQTELLQGSRVFGDQSNLKFYYADILTCPFPGKTFDVIVLAASAPYFPSLAKLCSRLLEILTDSGEIHLIDSPIYHSHEIEKSKQRSIWYFSESGFPQMQHWYHYHDWYSLNQFHYSILNPPTIWSRLERFVRGTSPFPWVKITKTLT from the coding sequence ATGCAAAAAAATTCATTCGACTCACTTTTTGACTTTGAGAATGGCGTTTTCTTTCAAAAAGGACTATTAAGAAACAGTGCCTTTGAAAATGTCTATCTGGAATTAAGAGATAAAGAGACAAGAAATTATACAGACGATTTGGTGGGCCATCTGCCATCCCTATCCGGGAATCATCCTAATCGGAAGGAGTGGCGGGTAAGAACACATTCGTCAAGCAAGCTCGTGAACTACCTGAAAGCAAAAAAAGAAGTTAACACAATCTTGGAATTGGGATGTGGCAACGGCTGGTTATCAAATTACCTCGCTAAGTCTTTTTCAAGTGTTTCCGTCTTCGCGATGGACGTCAATCAAACAGAGTTACTTCAGGGCAGCAGGGTATTTGGCGACCAATCTAATCTGAAATTTTATTACGCTGATATTCTCACTTGTCCTTTTCCGGGGAAAACTTTTGATGTCATTGTCCTTGCAGCCTCCGCCCCTTATTTCCCCAGCCTGGCAAAATTGTGCAGCCGGTTATTGGAAATACTAACTGACTCGGGTGAGATTCACCTGATCGACAGTCCGATTTATCATTCTCACGAAATTGAGAAATCAAAACAGCGATCGATATGGTATTTTTCCGAATCCGGCTTTCCTCAAATGCAACATTGGTATCATTATCATGACTGGTATTCGCTCAATCAATTTCATTACTCGATACTGAATCCACCAACTATTTGGAGCAGGCTGGAAAGATTCGTCCGTGGAACTTCACCCTTTCCATGGGTTAAAATCACAAAAACCCTCACCTGA
- a CDS encoding phenazine biosynthesis protein: protein MPQFKFYIVDVFANQKYEGNQLAVFIDLENQISDSLMQRISREINFAETSFVKRNKNNEQFAVRIFTSEHEVPFAGHPSIGTSYIISKFLLPKPVKKLILNLALGDIEISVMQPENIDESVLFMTQAQPDFRDTFTPTEISEELGIDMHYLDTSLPIQEVNTGLPYIIIPLKNLEAMERVNLQYQSFQKFLEVRKKYKTNSVTGHSTSLFFFTRETYEKGNSFNTRMRLLENNVLSEDAATGSANGCLLAYLLKYTDQKITATVEQGFQMGRKSYLYLNGEVCDDKYAINVGGRSKLVSEGTWYL, encoded by the coding sequence ATGCCACAGTTCAAATTTTACATCGTTGACGTTTTTGCAAACCAAAAATACGAAGGCAATCAGCTGGCCGTATTTATTGACCTTGAAAATCAGATTTCTGACTCGTTGATGCAACGAATCTCAAGGGAAATAAATTTTGCAGAGACATCCTTCGTTAAAAGGAATAAAAACAACGAGCAATTTGCCGTGCGAATATTTACTTCGGAACACGAAGTGCCGTTTGCCGGACATCCGTCCATCGGGACTAGCTACATTATCTCAAAATTCCTGTTGCCAAAACCGGTGAAAAAGTTGATTCTGAATCTGGCCCTGGGTGATATAGAGATTTCAGTCATGCAACCTGAAAACATCGATGAGAGTGTACTGTTTATGACACAGGCTCAGCCAGATTTTCGTGATACATTCACTCCCACCGAAATTTCTGAAGAGCTTGGCATTGATATGCATTACCTCGACACTTCCCTGCCTATCCAGGAAGTCAACACTGGCCTTCCCTATATTATAATCCCTCTGAAAAACCTGGAAGCCATGGAACGCGTAAATCTTCAGTATCAGTCATTTCAAAAATTTCTGGAAGTCAGGAAAAAGTATAAAACCAACAGTGTCACTGGACATTCCACTTCACTCTTCTTCTTCACCAGGGAGACTTATGAAAAAGGGAATTCATTCAATACACGAATGCGCCTGCTCGAAAACAATGTGCTTTCTGAAGATGCTGCCACGGGAAGCGCCAATGGTTGCCTGCTTGCTTATCTTTTAAAATACACGGATCAAAAAATCACAGCCACTGTTGAGCAGGGATTTCAAATGGGGCGAAAATCATACCTGTACCTGAACGGAGAAGTCTGTGATGATAAGTATGCGATCAACGTAGGCGGACGAAGTAAATTGGTATCCGAAGGAACTTGGTATCTCTGA
- a CDS encoding N-acetyltransferase: MNKIRFIRTDSTNPDFIRLVKALDEDLAIKDGVEHSFYAQFNKVDKIKYAIVAYEGNESVGCGAIKEYDNTSVEVKRMYTDPSQRGKGIATKILKELEDWAKELSYKRCVLETGKRQPDAVALYEKNEYIRIPNYGQYTGIENSVCFEKIIT; encoded by the coding sequence TTGAATAAGATCCGATTCATAAGGACTGATTCCACTAACCCTGACTTTATCAGGTTAGTGAAGGCGCTTGATGAAGATCTGGCGATAAAGGACGGAGTTGAGCATTCGTTTTACGCACAATTCAACAAGGTTGATAAAATCAAGTATGCCATCGTAGCTTATGAAGGAAATGAGTCTGTGGGCTGTGGTGCAATAAAAGAGTACGACAACACTTCCGTTGAAGTGAAGCGGATGTACACGGATCCTTCACAAAGGGGGAAAGGAATTGCAACCAAAATTTTAAAAGAACTGGAAGATTGGGCAAAGGAATTATCGTATAAAAGATGTGTGCTTGAAACGGGCAAACGGCAGCCCGATGCAGTGGCTCTCTATGAAAAGAACGAGTACATTCGAATTCCCAACTATGGCCAGTATACCGGAATAGAGAACAGTGTTTGTTTCGAGAAAATAATAACCTGA
- a CDS encoding transcriptional regulator: MLAYIFAGTYLPIMIARRDVFQAIADPTRREIIQMISKEPLNLNSIAEKFDMKRQSISLHVKILTECGLINIRQQGRERFCEAQLDSLSEISVWIDQYKQHWESRFDSMEKYLDKVQKSKKYGKRKK; this comes from the coding sequence ATGCTTGCGTATATATTTGCAGGCACATACCTGCCTATTATGATTGCACGAAGAGACGTTTTTCAGGCCATTGCCGACCCAACGCGGAGAGAAATCATCCAAATGATTTCCAAAGAGCCATTAAACCTTAATTCCATAGCTGAAAAATTCGATATGAAGCGCCAGTCAATTTCGCTTCATGTAAAAATCCTGACCGAATGTGGCCTTATTAACATCCGTCAGCAGGGTCGGGAGCGGTTCTGTGAAGCTCAACTCGATAGCCTGAGCGAAATCTCAGTATGGATTGACCAATACAAACAGCATTGGGAAAGCCGGTTTGACTCAATGGAAAAATACTTGGACAAAGTCCAGAAATCAAAAAAATATGGTAAACGAAAAAAATAG
- a CDS encoding branched-chain-amino-acid aminotransferase has protein sequence MAVMTASIPTERVKKSRLSSVDFSNLGFGTYISDHMVVADYKNGEWQEPKIVPYGEMLMSPAILALHYGQSVFEGMKAFKNKSGQITIFRPQRHHQRFNKSLERMCMPSISEDLFINSLTSLIELDEAWIPTAEGSSLYIRPFMFANEARLGVKVSDEYRFVILTCPVAPYFTKPVRVKVEEEFVRAAEGGTGYAKCAGNYGGAFYPTELARKQGFDQVLWTDSKEHKYIDESGAMNVMFVLNGKLVTPKLLSSLLDGVTRDSILTLAPSLGIEIDERKISVAELEEGFKKGTLTEAFGVGTAAVVSPIAAISIHGKVYELPPVGPDSFQLRAKKKLNDIRMAVEPDVHGWNYPVK, from the coding sequence ATGGCCGTAATGACCGCATCTATTCCGACAGAACGAGTGAAGAAATCGCGCTTGTCCTCGGTTGATTTTTCCAACCTTGGCTTCGGTACCTACATCAGCGATCACATGGTGGTAGCCGATTACAAAAACGGTGAATGGCAGGAACCCAAGATCGTTCCTTACGGAGAAATGCTGATGTCACCGGCAATTCTTGCGCTTCACTATGGCCAGTCTGTTTTTGAAGGGATGAAAGCATTCAAAAACAAAAGCGGCCAGATCACCATTTTCCGTCCGCAGCGTCACCACCAACGTTTCAACAAATCATTGGAACGCATGTGTATGCCTTCAATCAGCGAAGACTTGTTTATCAACAGTCTCACTTCCCTGATCGAGTTGGATGAAGCATGGATTCCTACAGCAGAAGGTTCATCACTTTACATTCGTCCATTCATGTTTGCCAACGAAGCACGACTGGGTGTAAAAGTTTCAGATGAGTATCGCTTTGTTATCCTGACTTGCCCGGTAGCACCTTACTTCACTAAGCCTGTTCGCGTAAAAGTAGAAGAAGAGTTTGTACGCGCAGCAGAAGGTGGCACAGGCTATGCCAAGTGTGCCGGAAATTATGGAGGGGCCTTCTACCCTACTGAATTAGCACGCAAGCAAGGCTTCGACCAGGTATTGTGGACCGATTCGAAAGAACATAAATACATCGATGAATCCGGAGCTATGAACGTTATGTTCGTACTCAATGGAAAATTAGTAACTCCGAAATTGTTGAGTTCATTGCTCGATGGTGTTACGCGTGACTCCATACTGACGTTAGCTCCATCACTCGGAATCGAAATAGACGAACGCAAAATCAGTGTTGCAGAATTGGAAGAAGGTTTCAAGAAAGGAACACTCACGGAAGCATTTGGTGTAGGAACTGCAGCCGTGGTAAGCCCGATTGCGGCCATCAGCATCCATGGGAAAGTGTATGAACTACCTCCGGTAGGGCCCGACAGTTTCCAGTTACGCGCCAAGAAAAAACTGAATGACATCCGCATGGCCGTTGAGCCGGATGTGCATGGATGGAACTATCCGGTGAAATAA
- the aspS gene encoding aspartate--tRNA ligase, producing the protein MLRTHTCGELRISDVNKQITLTGWVQRLRDKGSLLWIDLRDRYGITQLFLEEGKSDPSLLLAARNLGREFVIKVEGIVAERHSKNPNIPTGDIEITVSTIEVLNQSKTPPFTIEDETDGGDDLRMKYRYLDLRRNPVRESLQLRHKMAQQTRVYLDAQSFIEVETPVLIKSTPEGARDFVVPSRMNQGEFYALPQSPQTFKQLLMVSGFDRYYQIVKCFRDEDLRADRQPEFTQIDCEMSFVTQEDVLKTFEGLVRHLFKQVKGIDLHEVPRMSYADAMKYYGSDKPDTRFEMKFAELNDVAQGKGFGVFDSAELVVGICAKGCAGYTRKQLDELTEFVKRPQVGAKGLVWLRCETNGTFKSSVDKFYDEIELSRFAQKFNAEPGDLILILAGDKDKTRKALSELRLQVGGQLGLRDKTKFSALWVLDFPLFEYDEEAKKWNAMHHPFTSPKREDIPLLETDLGKVRANAYDMVLNGTEIGGGSIRIHDRATQQLMFSKLGFSVEEAKKQFGFLMDAFEYGAPPHGGIAFGFDRLCSLFGGADSIRDFIAFPKNNSGRDMMIDSPSTISQEQLKELGIDVKKA; encoded by the coding sequence ATGCTACGGACACATACTTGCGGTGAATTGCGGATCAGCGATGTGAATAAACAAATTACCCTCACAGGCTGGGTACAACGCCTGCGCGACAAGGGCAGTTTGCTATGGATTGATCTGCGTGACCGGTACGGTATTACTCAACTTTTCCTGGAAGAAGGGAAAAGTGATCCTTCATTGCTTCTGGCAGCCCGCAATCTCGGACGTGAGTTTGTGATAAAAGTAGAAGGTATCGTGGCAGAACGTCATTCAAAAAATCCAAATATTCCTACCGGGGATATTGAAATCACAGTATCGACCATTGAGGTATTGAATCAATCCAAGACTCCTCCATTCACTATCGAGGATGAAACGGATGGTGGTGACGACCTCCGGATGAAGTACCGCTATCTCGACCTTCGAAGAAACCCTGTACGCGAAAGCCTCCAATTACGACATAAAATGGCTCAGCAAACACGCGTCTACCTCGATGCCCAGAGTTTCATTGAAGTTGAAACTCCGGTGCTTATTAAAAGTACGCCTGAAGGAGCTCGCGACTTTGTAGTGCCTTCACGTATGAACCAGGGTGAGTTCTATGCGCTGCCGCAGTCACCTCAAACGTTTAAGCAATTACTAATGGTATCTGGTTTCGACCGCTACTACCAGATCGTGAAGTGTTTCCGCGATGAAGATCTTCGTGCTGACCGCCAGCCGGAGTTCACGCAAATCGACTGCGAAATGTCGTTTGTGACACAGGAGGACGTATTGAAAACATTTGAAGGCTTGGTAAGGCACCTCTTCAAACAAGTGAAAGGAATCGACCTTCACGAGGTTCCACGTATGAGCTATGCGGATGCCATGAAATACTATGGTTCAGACAAGCCAGACACACGCTTTGAAATGAAATTTGCCGAACTGAATGATGTAGCACAAGGCAAAGGCTTCGGTGTGTTTGATAGCGCTGAACTTGTGGTTGGAATTTGTGCCAAGGGATGTGCTGGCTACACCCGCAAGCAGTTGGATGAACTTACCGAATTTGTAAAACGGCCGCAGGTAGGAGCTAAAGGTTTGGTATGGCTGCGCTGCGAAACGAACGGCACTTTCAAATCATCTGTGGACAAGTTCTATGATGAGATCGAGTTGAGCCGGTTTGCACAAAAATTCAATGCTGAGCCCGGTGATCTGATCCTGATCCTGGCTGGTGACAAAGATAAAACTCGAAAGGCACTAAGTGAACTTCGCCTCCAGGTGGGAGGACAACTGGGGTTGCGTGATAAGACTAAATTCTCGGCACTCTGGGTGCTTGACTTCCCGCTCTTCGAATACGATGAAGAAGCCAAAAAATGGAATGCTATGCATCATCCCTTCACTTCACCCAAACGTGAAGACATCCCGTTATTGGAAACCGATTTAGGAAAAGTCCGGGCCAATGCCTACGACATGGTCTTGAATGGAACCGAAATTGGAGGTGGCTCTATTCGTATTCACGATCGTGCTACACAACAACTGATGTTCAGTAAACTCGGGTTCAGCGTGGAAGAAGCAAAGAAGCAGTTCGGGTTCCTGATGGACGCTTTTGAGTATGGTGCGCCACCGCATGGTGGAATTGCTTTCGGCTTTGATCGGTTGTGCTCTTTGTTTGGTGGTGCCGACTCGATCCGGGATTTCATTGCATTCCCCAAAAACAATTCCGGTCGTGACATGATGATCGACTCGCCATCCACAATTTCACAGGAACAGTTGAAAGAGTTGGGAATCGATGTGAAGAAAGCTTAA